One genomic segment of Mytilus galloprovincialis chromosome 5, xbMytGall1.hap1.1, whole genome shotgun sequence includes these proteins:
- the LOC143074702 gene encoding uncharacterized protein LOC143074702, which yields MVTHLLITILYVLTGGTFHSGKYLDSKILKVFFNVGPRMCMLRCTRFAGCTAFNFVKSHLYCELLNRTQQATAVDKEHYMYSEMSTWTIESDTCWPNPCSFGETCVITNKDLPVCVKLETADYLGCYKDDTSRHLKHNQTKSGKMSLAFCKQHCSGYRFGGLQYGTYCLCGDVLIESKYPKVPETECSFDCSGEPARKCGAGYRNSIYLV from the exons ATGGTCACTCACTTACTTATCACAATATTGTATGTATTAACTGGTGGAACTTTTCATAGTGGAAAGTACCTTGATTCCAAGATACTGAAGGTGTTTTTCAATGTAGGACCAAGAATGTGCATGTTAAGATGCACCAGATTTGCTGGATGTACTGCTTTCAACTTTGTAAAAAGTCATTTGTACTGCGAACTGCTTAACAGGACTCAACAGGCCACAGCAGTAGATAAGGAACATTACATGTACTCGGAAATGTCAACTTGGACGATA GAATCAGACACATGCTGGCCGAATCCTTGTTCATTTGGAGAAACCTGTGTCATCACTAACAAAGACCTTCCAGTTTGTGTTAAATTAG AGACAGCAGATTACTTAGGTTGTTACAAGGATGATACTAGTAGGCACTTGAAACACAACCAGACAAAGAGTGGAAAAATGTCCCTTGCATTTTGTAAGCAACATTGCAGTGGATACCGATTTGGTGGCTTGCAA TATGGTACATATTGTTTGTGCGGAGATGTCCTCATTGAAAGTAAGTATCCGAAAGTCCCGGAAACAGAATGCAGCTTCGACTGCAGCGGAGAACCAGCACGGAAATGTGGTGCAGGATATAGGAATTCAATTTATTTAG TTTGA